One Mytilus trossulus isolate FHL-02 chromosome 5, PNRI_Mtr1.1.1.hap1, whole genome shotgun sequence DNA segment encodes these proteins:
- the LOC134718202 gene encoding collectin-12-like, with protein sequence MGDQVELVNILDTEDFQGGVNIKTNVWNQKLAKIHKAFGNRDKFILVFIVVQVICISLTIVYLNTNIEKIARLETQIQQLTVNSSKLTSRDRLVQLSSNRGLVASTKDETVYRDEAGSYLKTGSSGKTCNHKGEKGERGYNGLRGLSGDKGEIGHKGPLGEKGPTGKKGQKGEKGLKGETGPIGNKGQIGDKGQDGDKGVDGTNGIDGNKGEQGAKGREGDKGEQGSTGIVGLTGNKGLPGEKGLAGSKGHRGETGLPGLKGIHGEKGINGDKGAIGNKGRSGGKQVQEKSCGDGWEQFKQSCYFIEISPTKTWNEAKMDCHIKGSRLVKVDNAFENSFLKSFAKVRNAHHVWIGAHIPLRQSHFVWEADNTNVTFTDWAPRQPDNYRNAEDCVHMDYGLSNTWNDNSCSKKVGYICEKQNKCRSHCIFINSDFFSQKMDEHVYDLPMEDQTRVYSVLTKLLNDKHGEICKSIRKRDKLMIVLIVMQLICLSVTAAFIVMHFNGKTFSCPNGWEHFIGSCYYFQFSSEKTWSAAKDDCHRKGGFLVKIDSAVENWFLKTFIKTYSPSAVWIGAHDTNEESHFVWESDISGLTYTDWYPDEPNDQHGEDCVQMSKSYDYAWNDEQCSYAISYICERQ encoded by the exons ATGGGTGATCAAGTTGAACTTGTAAATATTCTAGACACGGAAGACTTTCAGGGTGGGGTTAATATCAAAACTAACGTGTGGAATCAGAAACTTGCTAAAATTCACAAGGCTTTTGGGAATAGAGATAAATTTATTCTAGTCTTTATAGTAGTGCAAGTGATTTGTATTTCTCTGACTATTGTATATTTGAACA ctaATATTGAAAAGATTGCAAGACTAGAAACGCAGATACAACAATTGACTGTTAATAGTTCGAAACTAACGAGTAGAGATAGACTAGTTCAGTTATCAA GTAACAGAGGATTGGTGGCGTCAACTAAAGATGAAACGGTCTACAGAGATGAAGCTGGTTCTTATCTTAAAACAGGTTCATCGGGTAAAACATGTAACCATAAGGGAGAAAAAGGTGAGAGAGGTTATAATGGACTGAGAGGTTTGTCGGGCGACAAAGGTGAAATAGGACACAAAGGTCCACTTGGAGAAAAGGGACCAACTGGAAAGAAAGGTCAAAAGGGAGAAAAGGGTCTAAAAGGTGAAACGGGACCTATTGGAAATAAAGGTCAAATAGGCGATAAAGGTCAAGATGGAGACAAAGGTGTAGATGGGACAAACGGCATAGACGGAAACAAGGGAGAACAAGGAGCTAAAGGTCGAGAAGGAGATAAGGGCGAACAGGGCTCAACAGGTATAGTTGGTCTTACTGGAAATAAAGGTTTGCCTGGTGAAAAGGGATTGGCAGGGTCAAAAGGTCATCGGGGAGAAACTGGACTCCCTGGTTTAAAAGGTATACATGGCGAGAAGGGAATCAATGGTGACAAGGGTGCAATTGGAAACAAAGGTCGAAGCGGCGGTAAACAAG ttCAGGAAAAGTCATGTGGTGATGGATGGGAACAGTTTAAGCAAAGTTGTTATTTCATTGAAATCAGTCCAACGAAGACATGGAATGAGGCAAAA ATGGATTGTCACATTAAAGGAAGCAGACTTGTGAAAGTAGACAATGCCTTTGAAAATAGCTTTTTGAAATCATTTGCAAAAG TAAGAAATGCACATCATGTTTGGATTGGAGCACATATTCCATTGAGACAATCTCATTTTGTTTGGGAAGCTGACAATACAAATGTTACTTTTACCGACTGGGCACCTCGACAACCTGATAATTATCGAAATGCCGAAGACTGTGTTCATATGGACTACGGCCTGTCAAACACATGGAATGATAACAGCTGTTCAAAGAAAGTAGGATACATTTGTGAAAAACAA AATAAATGTAGAAGTCATTGCATTTTcattaattctgattttttttctcaaaaaatggATGAACATGTATATGATTTACCGATGGAAGACCAGACTCGTGTGTATAGTGTCTTAACTAAATTGTTGAATGACAAACATGGTGAAATTTGTAAATCAATTCGGAAAAGAGATAAATTAATGATAGTACTGATAGTAATGCAGTTGATTTGTTTATCAGTTACGGCTGCATTCATTGTCATGCATTTCAATG GTAAAACATTTAGTTGCCCGAATGGATGGGAACATTTTATAGGCAGTTGTTATTACTTTCAATTCTCATCAGAAAAGACATGGAGTGCAGCAAAG GATGATTGTCATAGGAAAGGAGGATTCCTTGTTAAAATAGACAGTGCCGTTGAGAATTGGTTCctgaaaacatttattaaaactt ACAGTCCATCAGCCGTTTGGATTGGAGCTCATGATACTAATGAAGAATCCCATTTCGTATGGGAGTCCGACATTTCAGGTCTTACCTATACTGACTGGTATCCTGACGAACCAAACGATCAACACGGCGAGGATTGTGTACAAATGAGTAAATCGTATGACTACGCATGGAATGATGAACAATGTTCATATGCTATATCATATATTTGTGAGAGACAGTAA